tgctgggggacatGTGCGAGGAGCCAAAGTCCGTGCCCTCCTGGCCATGTCACCCGGCAGGTCCCCTGGCTGCCCTGCTGTGGGCACGCAGGGCGTGCGGCTGCTTGCTGTGACTCACGGCCCAGGGCCACCCAAAGCTCCCTGCTGCCGCCCGGCAGGGAGCACAGTGCGCTGCCCCAGCGGGCAGGTCAGGGGGCACAGGGTGAGGGCACCGGGGGAAAGGAAACCTCTTGCCTCGTGCTCCCttccctgggggctgccagggACCCTGTGCCTTTATCAGAtgtgcctcccccagccccgggggctgcggccgTGCCTTCgtgctggccctgctccctgtgccctGGCGCCAGGCAGACCTGTCTTTGCTGCGTGGTTCTCAGAGCGAGCTGCTGCCAGCGCTGCTCCCCCGGCGCCGTGCTGTcaggctctgctctctgctccagGACTGGCATTGCTCAGCTGTACTTGCTGCGCACGGTGCCGTGCTCCACGCTGCCAGAGCTCCTGGCAGCCTTGAACCCAAGGACACGTTGGCGGTCTTTGTGTGGCTGATGAGGGGATTGCCTGTCTGTCCCCTCGGCCTCTGCCAGCTCAGAAGGGTTGTGAGCCAGCTGACCTGCCCCTGTTCCTTCGAACCTTCCTCCCAGGAGACACAGTCTTGCTCCCACCTCCCCTGGGCTGGCTTCTGGCCCCGGCACAGTGGGATTGCCCTGGGATCCCCCATCGGGCTGTTGGGACACGCGTGTCACGCTTCCATGCTGCGGCAGGAGCTTGGCATGGGGAAGTGCCACCCACTCTGTCCGGGGCTGGCTGGCCCTGGGGAGGAGTGCTGGTCCTGCGCCCTGCTGAGTCATCCCGGGGGGGGCTGTGAGCCCAGGCTGCCGTGGGACACATGGGGTGCCTGACCTAGGGGTAGGCGGCCTCGCTCCTGCCCCACGTCCTCGTCTCAGCTGCGTGGCTCGGCAAAGCTGGCTGGGTGATAGCACAGCAACTAGCACAGGGCCTGCAAGCCCCTCGCAGCAGTGGGGGTACGTGTGTCCCtgtgctgccttccctgctgggGGGTGACGTGTgtgaggctgggctgggggagctgctggtgctgtctGGGAGCTGCCTGTGACCTCTTATGCACAGTACCCAGAGAGCAAGCGCCTCTGCCAACTCTGCCTGGGCCCCGCAGCACAAAGTTTTGGTTTCCTCCAAGGCCCTCCAGCCTGCTTGGCTGTTTTGGCCCCGTTTTCTCCAGTCAGTTTGGGATTGGCTCCATTCAGTGGATTTTGGAGCCAGGGATCCCtatccccctctgctcccatccACGGAGGCAGTGAGCAGCTGTGAGCACTAgctccccccggccccatcCCGGTGACCTTTGGATGGTGAAATATTTACCCGGGGACAGCATCATCAGCCCTCCCGTATGGGACGAGGAGAGCGGTGAGGGGGTTGGAAGGCCTTTGGGCACGGCTCACAGCAGCTGCGCGGGGAATGGAGAGGGAGGCACCTAAGAAGCCAGGCCTGCACCCCTGGGGTGTCTTGTCCCCAGGTGCTCTCAGGGGTGGTGGCTTTTAGTGGGGGATTGCAGCAGTCCCCGAACTCTCTCCCACCCTGGGAGGAGTCTCCTGGACCTGGGGGCGGTGATGGGAAGGGCACGGCAGGGCTGGGCGCTGCGGGAGCGTGGGTTTGGCTGAGCTGGTAGGGCAGAGCCTGTCCCTGCCACACGCTGGCTTGGGGCGAGTGCCCTGGCTCTGCCAAGCCCTGAGTGTCAGCTCTGTTCTGCTCGCAGAAAATCATTGGCGTCTTCAAGCCCAAGAACGAGGAGCCGTATGGGCAGCTGAACCCCAAGTGGACCAAGTGgctgcagaagctgtgctgCCCGTGCTGCTTCGGGAGGGACTGCCTCGTCCTGAACCAGGGCTACCTGTCAGAGGCGGGCGCCAGCCTGGTGGACCAGAAACTGGAACTCAACATTGTTCCTCGCACAAAGGTGAGAGGATGGCGGCTGGCACCTCGTCCTTGGGGAGGCTTTCGTgtgctcctgcccagctctgcttgTGCCTTGTCGTGTGGCACTGCTGACCTCGGGGATCTTGTGCTGAGAGCTCTGGACCAGGACTGCTCCTGCTCAAGCCACGGGGATCCTTgtgcagggcagagcctgcaAAATGCTGTGTCCTGTTTTATCAACAACCGTGTGACAATTGCCAGCTGTCCCTGCTGACCCCTGtgctcctgtccccacaggTCGTGTATCTGGCCAGCGAGACCTTTAACTACAGTGCCATCGACAGGGTGAAGTCCCGAGGAAAGAGGCTGGCCCTGGAGAAGGTGCCCAAAGTGGGCCAGCGCTTCAACCGCATCGGCCTGCCGCCTAAGGTAGGGCTCTCAGGCCCTGCACGTGCCTGTCGCTGCCCCCCCATCCTCTACAACCCTCTGTAACGCGGCCTCTCCTTGCCTCAGGTGGGCTCCTTCCAGCTCTTTGTGGAAGGCTACAAGGATGCTGACTACTGGCTGCGACGGTTTGAGGCTGAGCCGCTCCCCGAGAACACCAAccggcagctgctgctgcagttcgAGCGGCTGGTGGTGCTGGACTACATCATCAGGAACACAGGTAGGGCCAGCGGCCTGCTCCTTTGTGCCCTGGCAGctggagggcaggcaggggcttGGCATCTCCTCCTGGCGCCCGGGGCTCCCGGCAGTGCcgcctggctgctgccagatGGCATCGCCTCTGGAGAGAGTGCGGCTTCTGGGGCTACGCACACCGTGGCCATCCTGTGGCTGCGTGCTGGTGTTCCAGGAGGtctggagccagctggaaccCACCCAGGTGCTGGGGTGAATGTTTGCCAGCTGCAAGGATCCGGGGACACCCAGAGACCCGGCACCTGGCTGTGCCACTGTATCCTACCTGTATCCAAGCCCCTTCCGGGCTGGAGTGGGTTGGAGTCGCGCCCCAGGGCTCGCAAGCTggcctctccctctctttctctcgAGAGCTGGGGCTCTGTGGATCTCCGTAGTACCCAGGGCAGGTTGTGTGGGGGTTGATGTGGCTTCCCAGGCCTGCTGCAAGCTCAAGGACTCTGGGGCAGAGGTTGGGCCTTGAAGTCTGCATAAACCTGCCCCTCCTCTGGGTCGGAGGAGGAGTTATCTCCCGCCCAGCGCGGGCAGGCCCccacagctgcttttctctccctgcagaCCGGGGCAACGACAACTGGCTCATCAAGTACGACTGTCCCCTGGACAGCGCGGGCGTGCGGGTGAGCGGCTCCTCCTGGGCAGGGGTCCATGGGGCTGCCTGCTCCCACGAGCTGGCAGATGGGGAGGGGATTTCCCAGCTGGCTTGGGATTCTGAGCGTGCCGGGGCCTGATcttggctgctgggctgcttgTTGCTCTCTGCGGTGGCAGGTTGTGGCCTGGTGGGACTTGGAGGATGCAGCTGGGCTCCGGGGGTTGAAACTGGTCGTGCTGTGTTGCTGGACTTGTGCGTCCCTGGGGGGAGGCCTGGTGGGGTAGCTTTGCTTTCACCCAGACCAGAGGTGCCCTAGCATTTGTCCACAACGCTCCCCGGTGGGCGAGGGACTGTAGTACTGGTGAAAGGCTGCTGAGCCCCTGGTAGCTGGGGCAAAGACCCTGACAGTGGTGCCACAGGGAGTGGGAGACGGGCCGCTTCTGCTGGGCGGCCTGCCTTGTAACTGGTGCTCTGCTTCTTTCCAGGACAGCGACTGGGTGGTGGTGAAGGAGCCCATCATCAAGCTGGCTGCTATAGACAACGGTTTGGCTTTTCCTCTGAAGCACCCGGACTCCTGGAGAGCATGTGA
This sequence is a window from Oxyura jamaicensis isolate SHBP4307 breed ruddy duck chromosome 6 unlocalized genomic scaffold, BPBGC_Ojam_1.0 oxy6_random_OJ55, whole genome shotgun sequence. Protein-coding genes within it:
- the PI4K2A gene encoding phosphatidylinositol 4-kinase type 2-alpha; translated protein: GPAAAQAQAQAAAAAQAQAAAAAALAAQRERNEFPEDPEFAEVVRRAELASERGIYPERISQGSSGSYFVKDPQGKIIGVFKPKNEEPYGQLNPKWTKWLQKLCCPCCFGRDCLVLNQGYLSEAGASLVDQKLELNIVPRTKVVYLASETFNYSAIDRVKSRGKRLALEKVPKVGQRFNRIGLPPKVGSFQLFVEGYKDADYWLRRFEAEPLPENTNRQLLLQFERLVVLDYIIRNTDRGNDNWLIKYDCPLDSAGVRDSDWVVVKEPIIKLAAIDNGLAFPLKHPDSWRAYPFYWAWLPQAKIPFSQEIKDLILPKISDPNFVKDLEEDLYELFKKDPGFDRGQFHKQIAVMRGQILNLTQALKDGKSPLHLVQMPPVIVETARSHQRAASESYTQSFQSRKPFFSWW